The DNA window attttatggtGTATTTGGACCGAGCGTAATCGTGTTGTGCACGGTCACAGCGCCAAACCAGCAAGAACTGTGGGTTCCTTTGCTGCCAATTATCTGCATCAATTTGCTACAGCCCAAACAAAGTTTCATCAACGCAGCTCAGCACCACAACAACCATCTGGATCCGCAACACATCACCAACAACATCAACACAACGCCTCTGTAGCTGCTCCTTCATGGCAGCCCCCTCCTCCATCTGCTTTAAAGCTTAATGTTGATGCCGCTGTGGATAGTCAGCACAACATAATTGGAGTGGGAGCAGTGGTTCGTGGCTCTACTGGTTGTATACTTGCTGCTATGTCAAAGCCTATTGTTGGCAATTTCGCATCCCATGAAATGGAAGCTAAAGCTTTGTTTCACAGCATCAATTGGATTTTACAAATGGAAGTGCCAATTACTCATATTGAAACAGATGCGCTCATAGTTTCCAATGCCTTCACTGGCACTTGTTCTGCAATTTCTTCTTTTCAAGACTTAATTGTAGACATATCTTGTCTTCTTTCCTCTCTCCCTAATGTATATATTTCTCATGTTAAGCGTAAAGCTAACATGGCTGCCCATGGGTTAGCTAGATATGCTTTAGGGTTAGAAGAAGCTTGCTTTTGGTTGGATAATATTCCGCCGCCGATATACTCTATTGTTGTAAATGAACTATCTTCTGATTTATAATAACATGGTATttctcctaaaaaaaaaaacataaaaacataaaataaaaagcaaataaaactaaataatattaaaaaataaaaaaaaatgatctcaTTAAAGATAAATTatagtatatttaattttgaCTTTAATAAAGTATGTATATCCTTAGATGTATAGGGAAATTTTCAGATGAATGCCTTAAAAAAATgtcattatttaaattttgtaacATATTAATATTACTATTGGTCTAACTATGTATCAAATCATATAGAGTTTgatataataacttttacaaagtATTGCTACCCAATTATAAAACAATACGTCTACAAAATGTTAAATTACCCAATAACAATACTCGTCCATATATAAATTTATCTTCTTTTTATGATGTTATGTGGGtataaaatatacaattaaaaaaataaatactacatATTTACATTTATGTGTATTATGCATAAATATGGATTTGATGTAtaaatctattaaaaaaaacaaaacaaatataccTTATCCTCGGGCCTAAGAAAAGGCTATTCCTGACCAATTTTGTCGAATCAAAGCAAGAAAAAGATTTAGGCTACTGCAGAGTCAGCAATAGCAACAAATTTCAATTTACCATACAAGTTaaagattttatttttcattgaaaaaaaaataacatctttttcatttttacacttctaaatattttttttttatatttttacagaattttatataaaattttttattgcAACTAGCAGTGTAACTTAAATCGcaataaaaaatcgtatagaaacccctattgcaactagcgctccaactactttagaaactcaaactgtaaatttgaaaaaaaaaatatatgggaTAATTCTCCAAAAAATTAATGCAATATAGGATGGTTAGGACTTGTAgaacgtcgtattaggtcgtaatgtattgtataatattgaattggattatatacagaagaacctctatttaagaatacctTATTCAAGAATaatctctaatttgttataaaaaaaatcaagtcccaatttgggcctattataaataagaataatctctaaattgtaattagttatacaatttctaagtcccgtattaacaaaaGTATaaatctatataagaataattacatcttaataaaatatatacatatattttataaaattatttatgtagaattagtaattttcttctaaattgtaatacatgtataaatattatatttacttaaatataattctattatgatataataTTAATGATTGTTTAATGTCATTGTTgttatattgatatttttttttttatattttggattttttttcttagtaatataatacaatacaatactacCTAATACAATTACCTAATACAATGTTACAAACGACCCCCCTAGTCTCTTCGAATTGATCAACAATTTATGTGGGTGTATgactttctattttattttttaagatgtatagttgttttttttttttttaaaaaaaaaaaataacttgatGCAATGCAACCCAAATCATCAAATTTCAATCATATAAAATTGTAACAAACAATATTCGAAGGAAAAGATCACGTAGTACTCAAAGTGATTGATCCCTATGTCTGCCAAATTAATAATCGTGTATTATACTAAACCCTTACCAACAAGATATCAAAATCCCCCATTTCCAAAGCAAAGcatatcttcttcttcttcttcttcaccaaTGGCTTCTTCTACCACCACTGACATTGTAATCTTCTTCACTGTAATCTGTCATGGAAACTCCTCTTCGATTCGCTCTTTTGCTTCTTCTCACCATCTCTTCTCTCCATTCAGGTACAAATACAACACTATATATCAATACATTTacaaattacatttatatatttatatatactagtatTAATGGTTTGATTTTCTGCTAAGTAGGAGTTGAAGGAGAAGGTATTGGGGTTAACTATGGAACTGTAGCAGATGATCTTCCACCACCAACTCAAGTGGCCAAATTCCTTGTTAAATCCACCATTATCAACAAAATTAGACTATTCGATACAAACCCAGAAATCATCAAAGCTTTTGCTCATACTGGAATCTCACTCACCATTACTATCCCCAACGATCAAATCCCACATCTCACTAAGCTCGCTTCAGCTCAACAATGGCTCAAAACCAACCTCCAACCTTACCTTCCGGCCACCGACATTGTCCGAATTTTAATGGGCAACGAAGTATTAGCCACAGCAAACAAACTCCTAATCGCCTCCCTCGTCCCCGCCATGGAAACCCTCCACGCCGCCCTCGCCGACGCAGGACTCGACCGCAAAATCAAAGTCTCCACTCCTCATTCCCTCGGCATTCTCGCCTCTTCCAGTCCGCCGTCGACGGGAAAGTTCCGGCAAGGCTACGACATCCATGTGCTTAAACCCTTACTCGATTTTCTCAACTCCACCGATTCCCCTTTCATGGTGAACCCATACCCATTTTTTGGGTCTTCACCGCTAACGATCGATTACGCTCTGTTCCGAGTCAACGCCGGCGTCGTTGACCAGAACACAGAGCTCAAATACAACAACATGTTGGATGCTCAGCTGGACGCGGTGTATTCAGCCATGAAAATTTTGGGGTTTCCAGATCTTGATATTGTGATCGCCGAAACGGGTTGGCCATCCGACGGAGATTTGCCCCAAATCGGAGTTGATCCGGCAACGGCGGCGGAGTACAACGGGAATCTCTTACGTCACGTGACCTCTGGTTCAGGCACGCCTCTCATGCCGAATCGGACTTTCGAGACTTACATATTTGGTCTCTTTAATGAGAATCTCAAGCCCGGCCCAACTTGCGAGAGAAACTTTGGGCTTTTCAGGCCCGATTTTACGCCAGTCTACGACATTGGAATCTTACGGCCCACGGTAGTTGTAGTAGACGCTGCTGTTGTTGATAAAAACCACCCAAAAATATCTTTGATAATCGTCGTCGTTTTGGTCATATTGCTTGATTGGTTTTTCGCCTTGTCTATTGTATGACAGGCTCGATCGTCCGTACCTGTTGGGGATCGTCCGTACCCGGGACCAAGCCCAAGCCCAAGCCCAAGCCCAGGCCCAAATGATGGACCAGTGGCGTCACCACCACCGCATGCGGAGAGAAGAGGGAGAGGAAAAGGTTGGTGTCTACCCAAAATGGCGGCTGATTCAGAAGCCTTGCAGAAGAATATTGATTATGTATGTGGGCTGGGCCTGGACTGTGGCCCAATCCAACAAGGTGGGCCGTGCTTTCTACCTGATTCAGTCAGAGCCCATGCAGCTTATGCCATGAACTTGTATTACCAAGTAATGGGAACGAACGGCTATGCTTGTGATTTCGAGAAAACTGGAGCAATCTCACACGTTGATCCAAGTACGTATGTTTTTTTTGGTATCATATAATTTTCAcgtatttttgttatatttatttatttttttgttacttaTTTTTAATACCAGGCTATGGAAAATGCAAATATTGAGGATGaagctgaagaaaattctattgAGAGCAATCTAGTTTAATTTTTGTTCACACTATTGTGACCATAAATAGCTCTTTTTCATCTAATGATTTATATGATACAAATTACGTAGTTTAATTACtatttactattatatataaagctaaaataaaattagttacatttttttaattttattttgctcTGCAAATATCAATTTGTCTAAATATTATTACATTTTGTATATAGATTACCCATTAGTGAATAAGTACAAAAGTTCAATTTCGATGATTTATtgcttaaaaaaaaagaaaaagaagacttgCCACTCTTAATTGTTAAAATTATAGAAGTTggttgagaaaatataatagaGTGAATGGTGAGATGTAATTAAATTTCATctcaaaatcaaataataagAAATGAAATAACTCATAAAATAAGAGTAATGACACGTAgacatataaattatatataaaaagatataTACATTACATCATAACCATCTTACATAAAGATGGTTAGTTTAAATCTTTTGTGGCATCAATACTGTCAAGTTGTgtgtaatttaaatattttaaataaataaacattcaccaatcttttttttctttttaaattgagagataatatatttattaattcacccaaattttatatttaaaagtagaaaaagagaaagataAAGAAAAAATGAGTACAAATAGACCCACCCATTCTTTAAAGAAAAACTATACCCATAAATTTATTTCATTGTGAATTAATTAAGACATAAAGGAACATAAATAATTCTTTTATAAgagtttttacaaaaaaaaaaaaaaattgaattttaaacaaaagtttataattttattactacacggaattttttataaaaatactattttttataaatcaacaaaacaaaacaattaaaacaatagtgaaataactaaaaaaacaaTCGTAGAACAACAATCAAAATTTAACACAATAAACGCTTCGccctaaaatgaaaaaataaaaaaaattagaaaatttctaTGTATAAAAACTTTTTtgttttcaacataaataattttacaaaatgaactattttattcaatttatgttCTTTTTTCCTCGGTTTCTCCTCATCTCTAGTAAGTTAAAGTTCACCGATCTTAACTAGACCGCCGCGTACACGATCTTTGATACCAGTCCGGTGCGCACTGCGCATTATCCACCGATAACGACCGCCACCACCCTCCCTCTCTCCACTCTCCACTATATATATAGCCACCTCAGCTCAGCTCAGCTCAGCTCAGCTCCCTTGTGCCCTTCGGCTctgtctttctctctctctgatTCTTGGTTTTAATCTTCATTCATTATCATTTTCATGCTCTAATTTCTAGGGTTTTACTTCCTTTCTTTTAATCAAGAAACCCTAACCATGGCCGATTGGCAACAGCTGATTCAATCAATCGTTATTGGACTCATTTTCTCTTACCTTCTCGCCAAGCTCATCTCCATAGTAACGTCTTTCAAGGAAGAGAATCTCACACTCACTCGGAGTCACACCCAGGACGATCAACTTCTTCCCGAGTCCGAATCCGGACGGGAGACTGACGGAGAATCTGTTCGCCCTCCTGCTGTGGGTTCTGGAGATTTGGGCGGGTCACACGATGTTGATTCTGTGATTGCGGAGCACGGTAGTGTTAGGAATGAAAGCGTAGCTGGTAGTGACGAgtttgatgatgaagatgaggaTTCGGACGATGATGATTGGGAGGGAGTGGAGAGTACGGAATTGGATGAGATGTTTAGTGCTGCTACGGCTTTTGTGGCGGCCGCGGCGGCTGATCGACTATCGACGAAGAAAGTCTCTAATGATGTGCAATTGCAGCTTTATGGACTCTACAAGATTGCTACTGAGGGTCCCTGTAGTGCGCCTCAGCCATCGGCAATTAAAATGACTGCTCGCGCCAAATGGTATTGCTTCACTGTTACTGTtactttgtgtatatatatagatttatttattatatttttcgtgGGTTTGTTTTACTACAATGATAATAGTTTATTGCGTAATTTAGGAATTCTGATACTTGTCTTGTCATATTGAGATTGAGCTCTGAGACTAATTAAGGCTAATGAAGAAGGTTAAGGAACAAGTTGTTGATATTCCAAACTGTTAACAATTTCTGTAGAATGGTAAATTGATGCTGGAAAATTGAAAGCACTATTACCCAGATGTTGTTTAGCAGATAGTTTATACTTAGGAAGTCATTATAGATACATTACACTTTTGGGGAGAATTAGGCGTTGTCTGTTGTTTCATCATAAATTTTGTGATAGGTGTTTTAGAGTGATGGACTTTTGAAAATCGAACAACATTGAGAAAGAGATATTGTGTAAATTATGACTGGGAAAACCAGTATTATGAGGAACCATGCCAATGTATGAATGGCAGACATTGAGAGTCTATCAAATTTAATGGTAAGAGTTTATTGGTTGGTACTTACTAGCTGTAGCATTAAATTCGTTTCATTTGAGTAATACTGTTTGTGAAAATACTTAAAGATTATCTACCTACATTTATTTGTTTGGTGAATGGGGTAAAATTATAGATTTCTAAGACAAAATTTAACTGTTTGGAATTTATGCTTGGTTGCTTTTACCTTATTCCATTAGGGTAGTGAGAATGTTTTATCAAGATGGTTTGATAGTTATTTCTGGATCAACATTCTAGGCAAGCATGGCAGAAACTGGGTGCTATGCCACCAGAAGAAGCAATGCAAACATACATTGATATTGTTAGTGCACTGTATCCTACATGGCTGGCAGGTGCAAGTATGGTGAGACCGTGATTCTCTTTTCTGTATGTATTTATTTAGCATTTCTGTTCATATAATGACTCTGTGTATTTCATCTGTGTTAACTAGAAGAGCAGGGGTGGAGATACTGGTGGACCTAGTAATGATTCCAGAGGGCCAATGGGACCAGTTTTCAGCACCTTTGTTTACGAGGAGGAATCTGCAAATGATTTGTAAGATTCTTAGAGTTTTAAACGTATAAGTTTGAGTATATTATATTACTAGTTTTCTGCACATTGATGTAAATGAACTTTATACGGTGGAGGCTACTCAGTACTAAGTACTTGTACTTATACAGAGAGCGGAGTAAGAAAACTGCATATTACTTCTTCCAGAAGCTATAAAATTGAAAGACATCTTTTATTATGTCCAGATCTTTCTATGGATTTTATGATTTTCTGATTGTATTCACATCTGTACCTATAGTTTACTGGTTATTAATTTTTGTGACAACTGTTATAGGATTCTAAAAAGTACTATTACGTTTCAGCAAGATGGATGCTATTCATGGTTTCGCCAGAGAAGGAGAAGTGGACAATTTGCTCAAAAGCATTGAAAGTGGTGTACCAGTGAATCTGAAGGGTTTGTTTTTACATCATCGGTTACCTACTTCTTTTCCTTCTTCACTTAACGTTTTTTTTTTCCCACATGGACACCCACTTAATTAGTTTGATTCTCAACCAACAAGCTCCTCAGACTTGTGGAACCTATCTTGAGTTTCTGGTGGACTTTTTGGCTGAACATTTATCCGCATGGACCTAACACAGTTGCTGAAATTATTATACAGATAGCGAGGGTCGAACTCCATTACACTGGGCTGTAGATCGTGGTCACCTTAACATGTCAGAGCTCCTTGTCAGTAAGAATGCTGATATCAATGCACAGGTATGGAAATCCAACATTTTATTCCTTAACATAACCTAATCAATTAGACCCTTTACATTTCTTTCGTCATCCTTTCACTTCCCGAGCCTGCGTAGTGGAAGAACTTATGAAGATTTTATTGACAATACCTAGAAATAATGATTTGAAAACACCTCCTTTATTAACGAAAACTCGTAGAACATGAGATCACATTTTCCTTGCTAAAATTCTGTAATTTTTCTTCTTGAAGGACAATGAAGGACAGACCCCATTGCATTACGCGACAATGTGTGAGAGAGAAGCCATTGCTGAATATCTTGTGAAGCAAAATGCAGACATCAATGTAAAAGACAACGACGGCAACTCCCCATATGATCTTTGCGAATCAAACTGGCCTTGGATGCAACACTCGAAGGAGTAGTAGTATTCagttatataaaagaaaaattctgGTTGTATATGGCCATGTACAAGAACAGCCAACCCTTTAATCTCATGATATTATACTAATTTAGAGCcttaagttttttctttttctcttttctaaAAAAGGAAGGATAAGGTTCCACTGGTTCAATAGTAGCAAAACAAATATGTTCTTTCATTTTCTTTGGCATTTGCAATAGAATTGACACGTGTCTTTTCCTCAACTGCTCAACTTGACATACTTGCTCTTATCAAAAGAGTACTTGGTCCCTACTCTGTAGTTAAATGCTCAAATTTGTTGAACCACCATGTAATTGTGCTCTCTGTTTTAGTGTGTTTTTGTTTCTGTAAAGATTTTCGTTTGTAATAAAATGGTAGTTTATGTGTGGAAaggtataaataaataaatatagcaTTATTTTGTTGATTAATGATGAATCCCTATTATTAGCTTGGTTTGGGTATATCTCTGGCTAAGATTTCTAAACACAACTCAAATCAAGCCTAGCCGGTACATATTGTGTGTGTATGTATATGAATGTACCTTCCAATTTTAACGGTCAATAACTGTCAATACATGGCCATGTCTGTTTCTCCCTTAAAGCCCAGCCCTATTCCAATCCCAATCTTTGTGATGCCCTAATTAATTAACATGGCGAAGGCAGTGATCTATGCCCTTGTGGCAGCTGCCTTCGTCCTCCTCATCACCTTAGGCCCTTCCGAACACCGCCACAACAGCAGTGGCGGTGGCCATAGCCATTTTGGCCGCGTAAATCGTCGATTCGGGAACAGATCCCGGGCCTTGGTCTTTGACCCTCTTGTTGCTAAAATTGAAAGATACTCGGAGGGAAAAGGATCATCAAATCATGAGGATGgtgttgatgatgatgaagtgGAACAATACATTGGCTCAGAAGGAACGTTGAACATAACGTTGAGGCTAATGATAGTGTTCCCTATGTTGGACAAATCACCAAAAGATGGGTTCATTAATTCTTTAGAGCTAAATAATTGGGTTAGAAATATGGCCGTGGAGAGACTCAATCAGAGGACTAAAAAAGAAATGATTTCACATGATCAGAATCATGATGGTTCCATTTCTTTCCTTGAGTACCTCCCTCAATTTTCAGATGAAGATATAGGTAGGTACTtctgatatatatatgtatatatgattgttaaaatcttattttcaaaattatttagaattttcggAAACTTAATACTGTGATTAAAAGGGGTATTGTAAGTTGTAACAGAGAAAAATGAGATGGGGCATGGAGAAGCTGGATGGTGGAAACAACAGTTCATCAATGCTGACATTGATCATAATGGAACCCTTTCATTAAATGAATTCAAAGAGTAATACATCATTAATTACCAAACACTTTCTTTCTCAtttcacaattaaattaattaatgaactCAACAATATATGACAATAATAATCCTTATTTTGTTCATATTTATGCAGTTTGTTGCACCCAGAAGATAGTGACAatgaagaaattaaaaaatggcTGTTGAAAGAAAAACTAGAGTAtgtaacatatacatatacatttacattgatattatttatttattgtctgatttatatatataatttaatctaTATTCAATATTTTATGATTGGTTAACGATATTTTTCAAaagttattttttcaattatatgagatttaatatttaattatactaataataatataataccgAAAAAAAGTATTAATCCCGCTTTTAGCAATTCTCAAtttaaaatctatatatatttatatatattataaatgcaGGGTAATGGACTCTGACAAAGATGGTAAACTGAATTTCATGGAATTTTGTGAGCATGCTTATGAAATCTACAAGAATTATGTGGAATATGAAACTTCTTGGCTTCAAGTATCCTCAGCTGAAGAGAAGTTTGCAGAGCTTGACATCAACAAAGACaagtataatatattataatatagcaaaaatatgtatatatatatatatttatacataatattttgataaattaataaataataagaacTATTTCAAATTTTCAGTACTTTGTACATTATGCATGGTAGTGGTGTAcccttcttttcttcttaactaattttgacaaacataaattattttaccaaaaataTTTGGGAAGATTTAGCTCATACACTTTTGAACTATTTTATTACCATTGTATTATTTCAACAATAAGGTACAATTAGTTAAATTAATTCTAAGAGAAAACTAAACAATATCAGCTCTTGTGTGTAAattgagtaaaaaaaaaatacaaaaatagttCTGAGAGAAACATAAAAGGTACtataaaatgatatatataaatatttatctatatacATAATAAAAGAAGTAAAGGTAGCTAGGTTTTAATTTGGTGATAGTGTaaaattttatatgtattaatatgTATGTGACAGGTTTTTGGGAGTTGAAGAATTGATTCCCATACTCAGTTATCTTCATCCTGGAGAACTCTCCTATGCTAAATATTATGCTGGTTACTTAATGAAGGAGGTAAGAATAACTTATGCCATTGAAATATTTTTAGGTTGGCCATTTTCTACTTTAACAATATAATTGTATcaacattttttctttttcatgtaTTATATGTAGTCATATTAAATATCATGTCagtttcgaaaatttttaaacaatttacggtgtaaaaaataaaatttaaatatttttttttgaaatgaaatatCAATTTCATTGAATTAAAAGCATTCTGAATACAAGAGAGCATTCAAATCAGGCTAgacattatatttaaaaatgctACAACTAGAGGAAATTCGAGCATGCCTAGCAATAGCATGAGCAACTCGATTTACTGATCGTTTAATAAAATGTAACTTAATATCAATTAGAGACAACAATAGCTCATGACAGTCTTTAGTGATTAAACCAAAGGTGGAGAATATATTTTGGTCACTTCGAATAGCCTGAACAGCAAAGAGGTTATCGGTCTCTAGTTCAACTTTTTGCCAATTGTTCCTCTTAATCCAACTAAGAGCTTCCTTGATTCTCAAAGCTTCCACAACCTCAACAGAATAAGTACCAGATTTATAACATGTTTTAGCAAaatttaaacatttaattacacacgtacatatatatttttatgtaatggaatatttttaactttatttttcacatcataaattattttaaatttcctaAAACCAACCAAACC is part of the Cannabis sativa cultivar Pink pepper isolate KNU-18-1 chromosome 5, ASM2916894v1, whole genome shotgun sequence genome and encodes:
- the LOC115717774 gene encoding glucan endo-1,3-beta-glucosidase isoform X1, with product METPLRFALLLLLTISSLHSGVEGEGIGVNYGTVADDLPPPTQVAKFLVKSTIINKIRLFDTNPEIIKAFAHTGISLTITIPNDQIPHLTKLASAQQWLKTNLQPYLPATDIVRILMGNEVLATANKLLIASLVPAMETLHAALADAGLDRKIKVSTPHSLGILASSSPPSTGKFRQGYDIHVLKPLLDFLNSTDSPFMVNPYPFFGSSPLTIDYALFRVNAGVVDQNTELKYNNMLDAQLDAVYSAMKILGFPDLDIVIAETGWPSDGDLPQIGVDPATAAEYNGNLLRHVTSGSGTPLMPNRTFETYIFGLFNENLKPGPTCERNFGLFRPDFTPVYDIGILRPTARSSVPVGDRPYPGPSPSPSPSPGPNDGPVASPPPHAERRGRGKGWCLPKMAADSEALQKNIDYVCGLGLDCGPIQQGGPCFLPDSVRAHAAYAMNLYYQVMGTNGYACDFEKTGAISHVDPSTYVFFGII
- the LOC115717774 gene encoding glucan endo-1,3-beta-glucosidase isoform X3, translated to MLHQMKISMCVRGVEGEGIGVNYGTVADDLPPPTQVAKFLVKSTIINKIRLFDTNPEIIKAFAHTGISLTITIPNDQIPHLTKLASAQQWLKTNLQPYLPATDIVRILMGNEVLATANKLLIASLVPAMETLHAALADAGLDRKIKVSTPHSLGILASSSPPSTGKFRQGYDIHVLKPLLDFLNSTDSPFMVNPYPFFGSSPLTIDYALFRVNAGVVDQNTELKYNNMLDAQLDAVYSAMKILGFPDLDIVIAETGWPSDGDLPQIGVDPATAAEYNGNLLRHVTSGSGTPLMPNRTFETYIFGLFNENLKPGPTCERNFGLFRPDFTPVYDIGILRPTARSSVPVGDRPYPGPSPSPSPSPGPNDGPVASPPPHAERRGRGKGWCLPKMAADSEALQKNIDYVCGLGLDCGPIQQGGPCFLPDSVRAHAAYAMNLYYQVMGTNGYACDFEKTGAISHVDPSYGKCKY
- the LOC115716403 gene encoding acyl-CoA-binding domain-containing protein 1 isoform X1; protein product: MADWQQLIQSIVIGLIFSYLLAKLISIVTSFKEENLTLTRSHTQDDQLLPESESGRETDGESVRPPAVGSGDLGGSHDVDSVIAEHGSVRNESVAGSDEFDDEDEDSDDDDWEGVESTELDEMFSAATAFVAAAAADRLSTKKVSNDVQLQLYGLYKIATEGPCSAPQPSAIKMTARAKWQAWQKLGAMPPEEAMQTYIDIVSALYPTWLAGASMKSRGGDTGGPSNDSRGPMGPVFSTFVYEEESANDFKMDAIHGFAREGEVDNLLKSIESGVPVNLKDSEGRTPLHWAVDRGHLNMSELLVSKNADINAQDNEGQTPLHYATMCEREAIAEYLVKQNADINVKDNDGNSPYDLCESNWPWMQHSKE
- the LOC115717774 gene encoding glucan endo-1,3-beta-glucosidase isoform X2, producing the protein METPLRFALLLLLTISSLHSGVEGEGIGVNYGTVADDLPPPTQVAKFLVKSTIINKIRLFDTNPEIIKAFAHTGISLTITIPNDQIPHLTKLASAQQWLKTNLQPYLPATDIVRILMGNEVLATANKLLIASLVPAMETLHAALADAGLDRKIKVSTPHSLGILASSSPPSTGKFRQGYDIHVLKPLLDFLNSTDSPFMVNPYPFFGSSPLTIDYALFRVNAGVVDQNTELKYNNMLDAQLDAVYSAMKILGFPDLDIVIAETGWPSDGDLPQIGVDPATAAEYNGNLLRHVTSGSGTPLMPNRTFETYIFGLFNENLKPGPTCERNFGLFRPDFTPVYDIGILRPTARSSVPVGDRPYPGPSPSPSPSPGPNDGPVASPPPHAERRGRGKGWCLPKMAADSEALQKNIDYVCGLGLDCGPIQQGGPCFLPDSVRAHAAYAMNLYYQVMGTNGYACDFEKTGAISHVDPSYGKCKY
- the LOC115716403 gene encoding acyl-CoA-binding domain-containing protein 1 isoform X2, which produces MADWQQLIQSIVIGLIFSYLLAKLISIVTSFKEENLTLTRSHTQDDQLLPESESGRETDGESVRPPAVGSGDLGGSHDVDSVIAEHGSVRNESVAGSDEFDDEDEDSDDDDWEGVESTELDEMFSAATAFVAAAAADRLSTKKVSNDVQLQLYGLYKIATEGPCSAPQPSAIKMTARAKWQAWQKLGAMPPEEAMQTYIDIVSALYPTWLAGASMSRGGDTGGPSNDSRGPMGPVFSTFVYEEESANDFKMDAIHGFAREGEVDNLLKSIESGVPVNLKDSEGRTPLHWAVDRGHLNMSELLVSKNADINAQDNEGQTPLHYATMCEREAIAEYLVKQNADINVKDNDGNSPYDLCESNWPWMQHSKE
- the LOC115715727 gene encoding uncharacterized protein LOC115715727, whose product is MAKAVIYALVAAAFVLLITLGPSEHRHNSSGGGHSHFGRVNRRFGNRSRALVFDPLVAKIERYSEGKGSSNHEDGVDDDEVEQYIGSEGTLNITLRLMIVFPMLDKSPKDGFINSLELNNWVRNMAVERLNQRTKKEMISHDQNHDGSISFLEYLPQFSDEDIEKNEMGHGEAGWWKQQFINADIDHNGTLSLNEFKDLLHPEDSDNEEIKKWLLKEKLEVMDSDKDGKLNFMEFCEHAYEIYKNYVEYETSWLQVSSAEEKFAELDINKDKFLGVEELIPILSYLHPGELSYAKYYAGYLMKEADDNKDGKLTLEEMLNHESIFYSTVYNDDTYEDFEDDFHDEL